The Tursiops truncatus isolate mTurTru1 chromosome 6, mTurTru1.mat.Y, whole genome shotgun sequence genome includes a window with the following:
- the PPP3R2 gene encoding LOW QUALITY PROTEIN: calcineurin subunit B type 2 (The sequence of the model RefSeq protein was modified relative to this genomic sequence to represent the inferred CDS: inserted 1 base in 1 codon), with translation MCCHFDQDEIKRLGKRFKKLDSDSSGALSVEFMSLPELQENPLAQRVTVVFDTDGNREVDFGEFILGTSQFSVKGDKEQKLRFAFSIYDMDXDGYTSSREPFQVLTMMVGDNLKDWQLQQLVDKTIIVLGKDHGGKISFQEFSAAVGSLESHKKLLTIVRAFIRAPPNNDFFFLLKDQLKRPSTRPSGLLGSISLCEATFSNTNLLPTSVLCILLGMP, from the exons ATGTGCTGCCACTTTGACCAAGACGAAATTAAACGGCTGGGCAAGCGGTTTAAGAAGCTGGACTCGGACAGTTCGGGCGCTCTGAGCGTGGAGTTCATGTCCCTGCCGGAGCTACAGGAGAACCCATTGGCGCAGCGAGTGACAGTCGTCTTCGACACAGACGGCAATAGAGAG gTGGACTTCGGGGAATTCATCCTGGGGACCTCCCAGTTCAGTGTCAAGGGAGACAAGGAGCAGAAGCTGAGGTTTGCTTTCAGCATCTACGACATGG AAGACGGCTACACTTCCAGCAGGGAGCCCTTCCAGGTGCTGACGATGATGGTGGGGGACAACCTGAAAGACTGGCAGTTACAGCAGCTCGTGGACAAAACCATCATTGTCCTGGGCAAGGATCACGGTGGGAAAATATCCTTCCAGGAATTCAGTGCTGCGGTCGGAAGCCTGGAGAGCCACAAGAAGTTGCTGACAATTGTGCGAGCTTTTATAAGAGCACCACCCAACAacgactttttctttcttctcaaagaTCAGCTCAAGAGGCCCAGCACCCGTCCCTCTGGCCTGCTGGGAAGTATTTCTCTTTGTGAAGcaacattttctaacaccaacCTCTTGCCCACCTCAGTGTTATGTATTCTCCTGGGAATGCCCTAA